The genome window CATCCATCAGGACTTTTGTatttgccacatccaatatggcagcGACGCATAGGCGTGGCTACGTCTATCCTATGTCAGTTCTCACGCGCCTTACGTAAAGAACGTAAAACAGCACATGCGCAGTGTGGTACCCTGTGCCGTCCTTTTCTATGCTGCGCGTCTAAAGACTAGCATCAAAACGAGGTAAGGCCTGTACAAACCGAGTGGCAAAACTCCGTTTAGCCCGTCGTCGGCTGTTATCACGTGTCGTAAATGCACCTAAAGCACACTTGAGCACATTAGCTAAACGTTTAATTGAACAGACCGATGATAATTTGTGTTTCGGCTCCTCTTTTTCTTCCCGCATGTCCCTCGTTGAGTTAGCTTAGCATTAGCTTCACAGCAACAACTCCACGACTCGTCTCGCTCCCTGCCccaaaaagtgtttattttctcGGTTTCGCTCGTGATTTAAGGCGGAGAAGGTTTGGGTTTATTTTCCCCAACGAACCCGAGTGAGCTTCGGCAACGTGACAATTTTACAGGGTTAGCGCTTCAAAAGTGATTTCCTGGTGTGTTATCAGTGTAGCGTTTTTCTCCTTGGTTATACagtagtttttttgtgaaaaagaacaacATATATATCTCCAATttgttacaaattattaaatattttgggGTAATTTGCGATACACCAACGGTGTTTTGCCTCCAAACCAACTTTCCCCTACAATTTATCTCACTTTATACGTCCCTAGGCTTActtaaaatatggcacaaataTGAAATGCAAATAACATTGTAAGGGTTGTTGATCTtcctaacattttatttattaaatgtatgtGATATTAGTGAATTTGTATTGCTCAatatattttccttctttttacttAATTGTAGCTGTGATAACTATCATCCAGGTCATATTATTGTTTGAAAGAATTTGtaaattgtttgtttgaatggcGTATTCCTTTGTTAGCATCAACATGCAGCTCTTCCTGCGTGCCCAGAACACTCACACCCTTGAGTTGACCGGACAGGAGACTGTGGGCCAGATTAAGgtaattgaaatttaaaaaaagtattttaagtaAGCAAGCCAGGGTGGAGTTggagcatttgtttgtttttccacccCTCAGGCTCATGTCCAGGCTCTGGAGGGTCTCCTGGTGGAGGATCAGGTGGTGCTGCTTGCAGGTTGCCCGCTGGAGGACGATGCTTCGTTGGCATCGTGCGGCATCTCCGAGCACTGCACCTTGGAGGTAGCCGGCAGGCTTCTGGGAGGTCAGTGTTGCATTATTCTACGGTACTTTATATCATTTGGAATGAACCACAGTATAGCGCGCGTTCACTGTACATCCTCATGTGTTGTGGCGTTTCCCAGTCACTGACTTGACCTTTTTACACCATCCAGTATTCAAGTGAGTTTCCCCCCTCTCCCGTCTAGGTAAGGTCCACGGTTCTCTAGCTCGTGCTGGAAAAGTGAGGGGCCAGACCCCCAAGGTGAGGATTGTTTCCTGAATGTACAGCACTTTAATTGTATTAACCACCTCCAACATTCAAAGCTCTTTACTTTTCACTGTTCTTAACATAAAATATGATGAATTTCAATGTGAGTTTGTAAtataaaacatgtttctttatttattaactGCTTTTCAATTTAGaaaatttgcagatttattcatattcaagggacccaaggatgatttaaaaaaaaaaaagtgatctttTAGCAATCTAATTTGAtacagaaatcactgaacgttgactcgttacAGCCGAAACACTGATTGTTCcgaatattggaaaaaaatcattccaGCGACTGAAATTACCAGCGCGTCCatattgaacagctgcttggtgcacgctattttattatgCCGCCCGGATGCCAAGCCGCAgaggcgaaagttctctttgtcaatgcattgtaagtcactgatcatcgcctccatggtagaGAATAAGCGACACTGattaccatgcttcttacaaaagtgCCACGAAGGGAGGGCGAGTGGCTAGGCGATGTCAAAGATGCCGTcaatgctaattgctaagctatcgttacACAGAACACCGCatctgaaccggaaatgaattctgtcacttcagaacgtgggcatgttaaaagtatattattgttgttaataaatatttgtaatgtaagataacctttattagtcccacaatggggaaatttgcattgttttagcagcaattgttcctataggaaatataaatatgtaatgtatTGTTGAAGAGatgtaattacatttcttcttaCATGTACTTGTACAAGTAGTACGTTGCACAAAATGAAAATCTCATATACtcgtactttgattcaggctgcaactgcgtccacTGTTAAAAGGTTGATGtactaaaaacattaaaatgacaaatgttgaagccataatttattaacgattgtGATTGTCGCACAGAAATGTTTgacaaaatatggaaattaagaaaaattgggacaaattgttctggaaatgaatttttataggttggcagctctgtataTCTTTGTCTGACAATTTTCAAATTTACCGTCCaacacaaaaaatatgaatatatagtAAAGCACATTTCTAGATTAATATGTCAAGTTATAGTTATTTGCATTCCtgaacagaaataaaatgttagGTTGACATGTAGGTATGTGAATTTGGCTTGAAATTGCCCAGGTTTTGTTCTAAATTGTTAAATATAGTGTAGTGattgcaaaaatattttggattaaATGACGTAATTActataatttgacattttagtcatgatttgttttttttaggaaaactgtaaatataaaaacactgtCTTAAATGAAGAATAATCATCATTAAATAATGGCACTCAAGCGTTAAATCTAcagacataaaaaacattttttttagttttttctttggaAAGAACGTCTTTAATCACGCTGGGAATGCTTTTACGTAGTCAAAAATATTAGGGAAAAATGTGTTGATATTGTAAGCCCGCAGTATTTGGATATGTCTTAAACGTGATGGTTAGGGACAGCTTTACAAGTCTTGCATTTATTTGCCAGGTTGACaagcaggagaagaagaagaaaaagactggCCGCGCCAAGCGTCGCATCCAGTACAACCGACGCTTCGTCAACGTGGTGCCCACATTTGGCAAGAAGAAGGGACCCAACGCCAACTCCTAGAGTGTGCGGTGACCATACCGAGCCATTTTAGCAGAGTTCAAATGTTTTCCTGctgttaataaaacattttaactctGCACATAGTAGTAGCGCGTCTTTATTAGTAAAATTAGGTTAAACTGCTTGAATATTTGAATCTAAATGCTAATGTGGCTAAAAATCGACAGGTATCACACAAATGTGAGTGCAGCGTAAACTCACTGATCTTGTCAGTCAGTTTGATGTCTCTGAAGGGCACAGATTTGTGATGTACACACACCCTCGTCTGCCCAAAACACTCGCTGTTCATCTGAACTACATCAAAAGCATTGACAAATATGGTATATTACATGCACAAAACTAAGTTTTATAAGTATCTTCGCGTGTCCCTTTTCAATAAGCAAAATCAATTGCTGACAGCAGCCAGAGGAGTAATGTGGAGGgagcacacaaaaaatattttaaagcatGTTTAGTCAAGTCAACCTtaatgtgtgtaaaataatGAGAGGGAAAACAACACAAGTCTTGTCTGTAAGTTATATTTTACGCAAGCAAAAAGATTGTCCCCAAAAGTAGGGCATTACATTTTGACAACATCAAAAGGAACAAAACGGTTACACATTTGGGATTCCTGTAAACCAACATACAATgcacagaaaaatggaaaaaaaagggcacaactttttttttttggtgaactTCCCAGTTTTCCTTCTTTAATCCACAGCCACCAGCTCCACCTCAAAGATCAGCTTGGCGTTGGGTGGAATTCTGAAAGTCAGAGTTAAGGAGAAGGTGGACagtaaaaacaagacaaattgaAGCTACTGAGTCAGGACCCTTAAAATCCatctaaataaaattttaaaaagatacTTGGAGTCGGGGAGGCCCTTTTTGCCGTACGCCCACTCCGGTTCGATCTCCAGGCGGGCCGTCTCGCCTTTGCTCATGGTCAACAGGCCCTCGTCCCACTGCGGGAAGGCGACAGACGGCGTTAACTCCACATGGGGAGCAAAAGAAGTCGAATAATGGACGTACCCCTCGGATGACTCTACCCAAGCCCACTTTGAAGCTCAGCGGCTTGGTTTGCCTTTTCTTTCTGGCCGCTGCAGAGATCAGAGTCAGTCATTTTCGTCATCATCAAAATGGAAACACAGTGGTTCATCAAATTTAATTGCCCAATGGTGTGACCCTGAAATTCAGTATTTTGAGAACAAATTGTGTTGGGACCTTATTGGTTCGACTGCATTCTCTATATAAAACCGAGGCCCGTTTTGGCTACACCAAGCACCTGAAGGAATGTTGGTGTCAAAGATGGTCCCATCCTCCAACGCCCCGGTATACCAGCAGCTCACTGTGTCTCCTTTCTTCGGGAAGTTTGTCTTGTCGCCTTTTTTCAGCGTCGATTTGGTGAACCTGGGCGGACCCTGAGGGTAAGCAACATTTGCAATTATTAGGagtattgtacaaaaaaaatatatacgagCGCGCAAGTACTCGGTCTTTACCTCGTCCACAACTTCCGCCTTGAGCTCTTTGGGCTTGTCGTCGATTTTGACAGCTTTCATCTGCTTCGTCGCTTCTTCCACGGGCTCTGTGCCTTTAAATCTCTACAAAACACAGCAGTGTGATCATTTATTCGCTCATTGCCTTTCATTTCAAGCACAGTGTTTAACACgtttgcatcacagttctgaggttctgggtgtCATCACTAGAAAAGCTAAGAATTATACTTTTTAGTCCACTATTTAAAACAATCTCAACAGTGCGTTTTTAATTCAGACAATGAACGGTTATTGTGAGCTGTAACACGGCAAAACCCCCATCAAACTTATAACTTTCAGGGATGTCAATTATTTCCCAAAAATTGTGGAGATTCATTGAAAACGCAAAATTTTTccacatgtgccctgtgattggttggagACCAGTCCTGGGGTTATTCTGCCTCTCCTCCATGTAGCTCCTCTCACatgcacaatgaatacatgtttaATTCACCTGCATCTACTGAAGATAAAGACAAACCAGCTAACCAATTTGTTGCCCAAAACCCCATAACAGTGTTTGTAATTCAGCTAATAGTTGTGACTATGTAATGTACTTATCCAGCATTGCTTAATTAAATCTCAATGTGGAGACTGCGTCAATGTGACGTCACTCACTTTGCTGGCAAATAGCTCGTTGTAGGCAACAACGAGCTGCTCCTTCTTTGCTGTCTTGGCCACATTCTTGATATTTCCCAGCAATTTGTGCTCGTTGAGGAACTGAAACACAGAATGGGAATGTTATTATGTGAAACCGCAAGAGGTTGTATATGTGACGTAAAGGAGCCACTTTGTTTGCAAACACTGATTACCGCCTCGTGGGGCTACATCGCGCGAAACGCATATTCCCGTCAAAGTGCACGTTTCAAAATGACAACAGCGGCTTCGAGATACTCCGTTGACAACGTACCGAATGCGCCGCATTGTCCTGAATGAACTTTATCAGGTCTTTTTTGGGCAAATCGTCACTTTTTAGCTGCTCATTGCTCCACTCTCGCGCTGGttcgtccgccattttgagtgGACCGCCGACGACCTCTGACCTCGGTCAGGAATGTAAAAACGAAAacacg of Phyllopteryx taeniolatus isolate TA_2022b chromosome 18, UOR_Ptae_1.2, whole genome shotgun sequence contains these proteins:
- the faua gene encoding FAU ubiquitin like and ribosomal protein S30 fusion a, coding for MRSVVPCAVLFYAARLKTSIKTSINMQLFLRAQNTHTLELTGQETVGQIKAHVQALEGLLVEDQVVLLAGCPLEDDASLASCGISEHCTLEVAGRLLGGKVHGSLARAGKVRGQTPKVDKQEKKKKKTGRAKRRIQYNRRFVNVVPTFGKKKGPNANS
- the fkbp3 gene encoding peptidyl-prolyl cis-trans isomerase FKBP3, yielding MADEPAREWSNEQLKSDDLPKKDLIKFIQDNAAHSFLNEHKLLGNIKNVAKTAKKEQLVVAYNELFASKRFKGTEPVEEATKQMKAVKIDDKPKELKAEVVDEGPPRFTKSTLKKGDKTNFPKKGDTVSCWYTGALEDGTIFDTNIPSAARKKRQTKPLSFKVGLGRVIRGWDEGLLTMSKGETARLEIEPEWAYGKKGLPDSKIPPNAKLIFEVELVAVD